A single Plasmodium sp. gorilla clade G2 genome assembly, chromosome: 7 DNA region contains:
- a CDS encoding 50S ribosomal protein L1, mitochondrial, putative, which yields MMRKLFSPLIGKCFLNSNFKHNNSNNKVFCLIQKRGRKYIPFYDINKKKQKKKGFNEVHEKKKEDDENEIKTDKRIERDVDNIESEKLSQGDNIQFMNKKKEYSSSTYSIRSNLLPALSPMKGLKLLLSLNDSNYFNMVKNDDSKINFNLIIRIDIKRESLRGMCNLVHSVDKNKKILVLVDEEHQNLKKYGADYVGLEYINKIKNGWLDFNICITNFKNINKILCIAKILGPKKLMPNIKSDTLVDNLEETIKKIKSGNTIEYRSEPIDLSTFQLYNEIYNFQHIDLNSVAHINVQIAPIDMNFYHILENMKCFTSEIIKNNIHSTHTQKENKTTSFTWPPITAKHKKQKLKIEDKINLFHKNDDSSQSFILGGYITYGNYPKIFLRSNLLHPHSDGYSN from the coding sequence ATGATGAGAAAACTTTTCTCTCCCTTAATTGGAAAGTGTTTTCTAAATTCTAATTTTAAgcataataatagtaataataaagtgTTTTGCTTAATCCAAAAAAGAGGACGTaaatatattccattttatgatataaataaaaaaaagcagaaaaaaaaaggatttaATGAAGTCCAtgagaaaaagaaagaagatgatgaaaatgaaattaaGACGGATAAAAGAATAGAAAGAGATGTCGACAATATAGAATCAGAGAAATTATCACAAGGTGATAATATACaatttatgaataaaaaaaaggagtACTCATCTTCTACTTATTCTATACGTTCTAATTTATTACCAGCATTATCACCTATGAAAGGATTAAAATTGTTATTAAGTTTAAATGAtagtaattattttaatatggtGAAAAATGATGACtctaaaataaattttaatttaattataagaaTTGATATAAAAAGAGAATCCTTAAGAGGGATGTGTAACCTAGTACATAgtgttgataaaaataaaaaaatattagtcTTAGTAGATGAAGAACAtcagaatttaaaaaaatatggagcTGATTATGTTGGTttagaatatattaataaaataaaaaacggATGGCtagattttaatatatgtataactaattttaaaaatattaataaaattttatgcaTAGCCAAAATTTTAGGACCTAAAAAACTCATGCCCAATATTAAATCAGATACATTAGTAGATAACTTGGAAGAaactattaaaaaaataaaaagtggTAATACTATAGAATATAGAAGTGAACCTATTGATTTATCTACTTTccaattatataatgaaatatataattttcaacATATAGATCTAAATTCTGTAGCACATATTAACGTACAAATAGCTCCTATAGATATGAACTTTTATCATATACTTGAAAATATGAAATGTTTTACTtcagaaattataaaaaataatatacattcgACTCATacacaaaaagaaaataaaaccaCATCATTTACTTGGCCACCTATTACTGCAAAacataaaaaacaaaaattaaaaattgaagacaaaattaatttatttcataaaaatgatgattcttctcaatcatttatattaggAGGATATATAACTTATGGTAATTATCCAAAAATATTCCTTCGATCAAATTTGTTACATCCACATTCGGATGGTTATTCTAactaa
- a CDS encoding AAA family ATPase, CDC48 subfamily, with product MKVRKMHYPLFSFTEYLSCYIILYFFVLLPNYSYAININNYHNNNNLWNINNKWKNQQINHFTNNRIGHFLWGSKIRKNPLASISTSITTKKVENQKKKTNKNDIYSNVNDIYDENNNTAHFVQINYKNDKSNDALSPYKDNNETTIEKSNNLTSDEGKKEVHNTSQKILEKVDYFKETEKKTNTYNNINKSKAIATHDNKNYTNYINKVENKQSNDKIKNLNNKYVKKFKSHILQNDILGTISNMFWSGKKNNSANAKKGMKNVPMDEKRYSPNDHNNDNNNNDNNNNNGGKNNSYYNDKTQKGVNDKETNFLLKALDSGKFPTYCLVENIDENLDNFDIYMSKEKMDELNINDGATVLLKGKKKREMLGIARLDRSLKKHYVVISFAMKKNLRLMHNDIIKIHPFMNAKKIRNVILSPFSDTIPNLSREELEKAVINPYLKNSYKPLRVNSNIYIYYKNNKIEFKVLKIISEESENEEFGCIGEHSQLTLAEEYLKREDYEENNDDITYEDLGGMKKQLNKIRELIELPLKYPEIFMSIGISAPKGVLMHGIPGTGKTSIAKAIANESNAYCYIINGPEIMSKHIGESEQKLRKIFKKASEKTPCIIFIDEIDSIANKRSKSNNELEKRVVSQLLTLMDGLKKNNNVLVLAATNRPNSIDPALRRFGRFDREIEIPVPDEQGRYEILLTKTKKMKLDPDVNLRKIAKECHGYVGADLAQLCFEAAIQCIKEHIHFLDLDEEDFIEFMKISVDEDKKNMGNEPYGSTYTNNSNDIKQLTESSNKISYTNMFPLNKKSTMLQNDKNEINKDSSYDKKTDALDKYKNDSSIDMEKKKKKKSNFFFSNDDDETTNKNRTNVNQKKKKNPNDKLDKNERRIPAYILNKLTIKAKHFQHALNICNPSSLRERQVQIPTVTWNDIGGMNEVKEQLKETILYPLEYKHLYNKFNSNYNKGILLYGPPGCGKTLLAKAIANECKANFISVKGPELLTMWFGESEANVRDLFDKARAASPCIIFFDEIDSLAKERNSNTNNDASDRVINQILTEIDGINEKKTIFIIAATNRPDILDKALTRPGRLDKLIYISLPDLKSRYSIFKAILKNTPLNEDVDIHDMAKRTEGFSGADITNLCQSAVNEAIKETIHLLNIRKKEQEEQRKKNKNSFKIDDTDTYDPVPTLSKKHFDLAFKNARISIQPEDVLKYEKFKEKLSLQDF from the coding sequence atgaaAGTAAGAAAAATGCATTATccccttttttcttttacagaatatttatcatgttatattatactttatttttttgttttgcttccaaattattcatatgctattaacataaataattatcataataacaacaatttgtggaatataaataataaatggaaAAATCAACAAATAAATCATTTTACTAATAATAGAATTGGACATTTTCTTTGGGGGTCGAAAATAAGGAAAAATCCTTTGGCCTCTATCAGTACGTCCATAACTACCAAAAAGGTAGagaaccaaaaaaaaaaaacaaataaaaatgatatttacAGTAatgtaaatgatatatatgatgagaataataatacagCACATTTTgtacaaataaattataaaaatgataaatcaAATGATGCTTTAAGTCCTTATAAGGACAATAATGAAACGACTATTGAAAAGTCAAATAATTTGACCTCTGATGAAGGAAAAAAGGAGGTACATAATACATCCCAAAAGATATTGGAAAAAGTGGATTATTTTAAagaaacagaaaaaaaaacaaatacttataataatataaataaaagtaagGCTATTGCCAcacatgataataaaaattatacgaattatattaataaagtagaaaataaacaaagtaatgataaaataaaaaatttaaataacaaatatgtaaaaaaattcaaatcacacattttacaaaatgatatattaggAACTATATCTAATATGTTTTGGTcaggtaaaaaaaataatagtgCCAATGCAAAAAAAGGAATGAAAAATGTTCCTATGGATGAAAAGCGTTATTCTCCGAATGACCACaataatgacaataataataatgacaataataataataatggtggtaaaaataattcttattataatgataaaacaCAAAAAGGTGTTAATGATAAAGAAACCAATTTTCTTCTTAAAGCACTGGATAGTGGAAAATTTCCTACATATTGCCTTGTAGAAAATATTGATGAAAACCTAGacaattttgatatatatatgagtaAAGAAAAGATGGATGAATTAAATATCAATGATGGTGCTACTGTTTTAttaaaagggaaaaaaaaaagagaaatgcTTGGTATTGCTAGATTAGATAGAAgtttaaaaaaacattatGTTGTTATATCTTTTgctatgaaaaaaaatttaagacTTATGCacaatgatataataaaaatccaTCCTTTTATGAATGCTAAGAAAATACGCAATGTTATCTTAAGCCCATTTAGTGATACCATACCTAATTTAAGTAGAGAAGAATTAGAAAAAGCTGTCATAAatccatatttaaaaaatagttATAAACCATTACGTGTAAACagtaatatatacatatattataaaaataataaaattgaatttaaagtattaaaaattatatcagAAGAAAgtgaaaatgaagaattcGGTTGTATAGGAGAACATTCTCAATTGACCTTAGCAGAAGAATATTTAAAGAGAGAAgattatgaagaaaataatgatgatattacTTATGAAGATTTAGGAGGTATGaaaaaacaattaaataaaattaggGAATTAATTGAATTACCATTAAAATATCCAGAAATTTTTATGAGTATAGGAATATCAGCACCTAAAGGTGTATTAATGCATGGTATACCAGGTACAGGGAAAACATCTATTGCTAAAGCTATAGCTAATGAAAGTAATGcttattgttatattattaatggtCCAGAAATTATGTCAAAACATATTGGAGAATCAGAACAgaaattaagaaaaattttcaaaaaagCTAGCGAAAAAACAccatgtattatttttattgatgAAATTGATTCAATTGCTAATAAAAGAAGTAAAAGTAATAATGAATTAGAAAAAAGGGTTGTATCACAATTATTAACTTTAATGGatggattaaaaaaaaacaataatgtATTAGTCTTAGCTGCGACCAATAGACCTAATTCAATTGACCCGGCTTTAAGAAGATTTGGAAGATTTGATAGAGAAATAGAAATACCAGTACCCGATGAACAAGGAAGATATGAAATTTTATTAACCAAAacgaagaaaatgaaattagATCCAGATGTtaatttaagaaaaataGCAAAAGAATGTCATGGGTATGTAGGAGCAGATTTAGCTCAATTATGTTTTGAAGCAGCTATTCAATGTATTAAAGAACATATTCATTTTCTAGATTTAGATGAAGAAGATTTTATTGAATTCATGAAAATTAGTGTAgatgaagataaaaaaaatatgggtAATGAACCTTATGGTAGTACATACACAAACAAttcaaatgatataaaacaaCTCACAGAAAGCAGTAACAAGATATCATATACTAATATGTTCCcactaaataaaaaaagtactATGTTACAAAATgacaaaaatgaaataaataaagattccagttatgataaaaaaacagATGCattagataaatataaaaatgattctTCAATagatatggaaaaaaaaaaaaaaaaaaaaagtaattttttctttagtaatgatgatgacgaaacaacaaataaaaatagaacaAATGTTaatcagaaaaaaaaaaaaaacccaaatgataaattagataaaaatgaaagaagAATACcagcatatatattaaataaattaacaaTTAAAGCTAAACATTTTCAACAtgctttaaatatatgtaaccCTAGTTCATTAAGAGAAAGGCAAGTACAGATACCAACTGTTACTTGGAATGATATTGGTGGTATGAATGAAGTCAAAGAACAGTTGAAAGAAACTATTTTATATCCATTAGAATATAagcatttatataataaattcaattctaattataataaaggaatattattatatggacCTCCAGGTTGTGGAAAAACATTATTAGCTAAGGCAATTGCAAATGAATGCAAAGCTAATTTTATATCTGTAAAAGGACCTGAATTATTAACTATGTGGTTTGGTGAGTCAGAAGCAAATGTTCGAGATTTATTTGATAAAGCTAGAGCAGCTTCTccatgtataatattttttgatgaAATAGATTCTTTAGCAAAAGAAAGAAATAGTAATACTAATAATGACGCAAGTGATCGAGTAATTAATCAAATATTAACTGAAATTGATGGtattaatgaaaagaaaacaatatttattatagcTGCAACTAATAGACCAGATATATTAGATAAAGCTTTAACAAGACCTGGAAGATTagataaattaatttatatatcattaccTGACTTGAAAAGTAGATATAGTATATTTAAAGCTATACTTAAAAATACTCCTCTAAATGAAGATGTTGATATTCATGATATGGCAAAAAGAACAGAGGGCTTTTCTGGAGCTGATATAACAAATCTTTGTCAAAGTGCTGTAAATGAAGCAATTAAAGAAACTATACATCTActtaatataagaaaaaaagaacaagaagaacaaagaaaaaaaaataaaaacagtTTTAAAATTGATGATACAGATACATATGATCCGGTACCAACACTATCCAAAAAGCATTTTGATTTGGCTTTCAAAAATGCTCGTATATCAATTCAACCAGAGGatgtattaaaatatgaGAAGTTTAAGGAAAAGTTATCTTTGCAAGATTTTTAA
- a CDS encoding 60S ribosomal protein L34, whose protein sequence is MAQRVHYRKHNHYNTKSNKVRPVRTPGGKLTIHVVKKKAGKPKCADCKTPIQGVKALRPADNYRARRKDRTVTRAYGGSICARCIRERIMRAFLFEEQKCVRQVLKEKKKQEKKVKKVKKEKKKVNAKEVKKTGTNNKKAKKVADKKKGK, encoded by the exons atgGCACAAAGAGTTCATTATCGTAAGCACAATCATTACAATACAAAATCAAACAAAGTAAGACCTGTAAGAACACCAGGAGGAAAATTAACTATTCATGTTGTTAAGAAAAAAGCTGGAAAGCCTAAATGTGCTGACTGTAAAACACCTATACAAGGg gTAAAAGCCTTAAGACCAGCAGATAACTATAGAGCAAGGAGAAAGGACAGAACTGTAACAAGAGCTTATGGAGGATCCATATGTGCTCGTTGCATAAGAGAAAGAATTATGAGAGCCTTTTTATTTGAAGAACAAAAATGTGTAAGACAAGtattgaaagaaaaaaagaaacaagaAAAGAAAGTTAAAAAGgttaagaaagaaaaaaaaaaggttaaTGCTAAAGAAGTAAAGAAAACAGGTACTAACAATAAAAAGGCCAAGAAGGTTGCTGATAAGAAAAagggaaaataa